CATGAACGAAAACTACGAGATGCCGATCCTGCCCATGGGTTCCACGGAAGGAATCTGCAAGGGCATGTACCGGCTCTCCGTGCGTGATTTGGGCCCCGACCGTCCCAGCGTGGACCTCATGGCCAGCGGGGCCATACTGCGAGAGGCCCTTCGGGCACAGGAAATTCTGGATCAAAAATTCGCCGTTTCCAGCCGGGTCTTCAGCGTGACAAGTTGGAAACGTCTCCTGGAAGATGCCCGGGAGGTCGATCGCTACAACCGGCTCCACCCCGAATCCGCCCCTCGGGTCCCCTATGTGCAGCAGGTGCTGGAGGGCTCCCAGGGAACGGTCGTCGCGGCTTCAGACTACGTATCGGCCGTGCCGCTCACTCTTGCCCGATGGATTCCCGGCGATTACGTCGCGCTGGGGACGGACGGCTTTGGTCGGAGCGAAGCCCGCCGAGAACTCCGCCGTTTCTTCGAGGTCGATGCCGAAAATATCGCGCTGGCCGCACTCACGTCCCTGGCGGAACGGGGACTTTATCCGAAAGACCGCCTCGCGTCAGCCATCAGAGAACTGGGGCTGGACCCGGAAAAGCCCGTGCCCTGGAAAGTTTGAGTATTCGCTCAGGTGCTCCAACGGGCACGTGATAAGGCACCTCAAGCCACGCTCGTGTCGCGGGCGTGAGCATTGTTGTGTTCCACGATGCGCTCGAATCGACCGAAGATCATGCGGCCGGCGCTCGTCTGAAGCACGCTGGTCACATTGAGAACCACGGTTTTCCCGACGTATTCCCGACCGTCTTCCACCACCACCATCGTCCCGTCGTCGAGATAGCCGACGCCCTGGTGTTCCTCTTCTCCCGGCTTGACCAGGCGGACCTGGATCTGCTCGCCGGGGAGGAATCGCGGCTTGAGGGCGTTGGCCAGGTCGTTGATATTGATCACCCGAACGCCGTGGACCCGAGCTACCTTGTTGAGGTTGTAGTCGTTCGTGACCAGTCGCCCTTCCAGATGTTTGGCCAGAGTGACCAGCTTGACATCCACGGATTGTCCGGCAAACTCGGGGAGGTCCCGGTCCCAGATGGTGAGTTCCACGTCGGGATTATTGCGGAGACGGTGGAGAATATCGAGCCCCCGTCGCCCCCTTGCCCGCTTGGAGCGATCGGCGCTATCGGCGACGGCCTGCAGTTCATTAATGACGAATCGGGGAATCACCAGTCGGCTGTCGAAGAGATTGGTTTCCACCAGATCGGCAATGCGGCCGTCGATAATGACGCTGGTGTCCAGGATGTACGGTCGGCGTCCCTTGACCTCCTTGGTGAACTCGACGTAGGGGATGATGAATCGGAAATCGTCTTTGGTCTGAAATAGGAAGCTGATGCACACATAACAGAGGACCGCTGCCAGGATCAGCTGCACTACGTTCCGCACCCGCTCCTCGGTTTGGAGGCTTTCGAAGACGGGGGTCAGTGCCAGCCCCGCCACGTAACTGAGGAAAAGCCCCACGATCAAACCGAAGTAAACGGAGCTGATAATCTCCAGCGGTTTGCGCGGGATCAGAATGTCCAGCAGGATAACCGCCCCGCCAATGGCCATGATCCCCAGCACAATCAACCAGGCTGTCCACTGAAGGTCCTGGGGATACAGACCGGCCTTCACAACGATCACCGCCACACCCGCCAGAACAATAAGGAAGGTGAGGCGCAAAAAAGTGAGAACCATGCTGGTGCCCTCTCTGTTACCGAATGTGCAACCTTGAAGCCATACAGAAGGATAGGTTACAGACCCATGAGGATGCCGACGACATATCCCCCGTCCAGGGTAACGCTTTTTTTTTGAGTTCGCCGGCCTCCCCGGGCGTTCGCCCTCGGCTGCCGCCTCCCTGGGCTCGAATGTTCCTTCGTCGATTCTAGCCGAAACGAGAGCCATCATAAAGCCTTTTCGCATCCGGGAAAGCCGGTGGCTCTGGTTTCATCATGGCCAACTCGCTGGATCGCGAAGGTCAGTGAATTTGGGAATGGTTTGGAAAGTTTATTTCCCGCAAGGGGAAATAGCCGTTTGTCGCGGGGAACCCTCCCGCCGTGCCCGGGGAAACCTCGTGGCTCATCCATCCCTGACGACATTGCTATGACGAGTAGCGCCGTCATAGGGCCGAAGGATCGCGCCCGTCCCGCCCGTTCCCAGCCGCAGCACCAACCCGTTAACAGGACCTTCGTTGCCCAAGCAAGGTTCATCATCGGTTAACTGTATTTCGGTTTCAGTTTGCTTAAATTTTGCAACTGGTTCGGGCTGAGAAATTGTCGATCCCAGCCCTTGCTTGGCGGCCGAAGCTGAGTAGAATGAGGCGGCAAATCCAACAGGCAATTATGGATCTATTTCGAGGTCTTTAAGGCTTCCAACCTTCACTAGCCACATCCAAGCATTCAGCACAAGACAATACTCTCCCAACCAGACGAATAAACTCCGGCTTACGCCCGGTTACCAAGAATCCCGCCCTTGCGTTCCGACGATGATTGCCTCGCGGCGCAGAACAGATCTCAGGCACAGCAGGCAAACAGACAGCGGTTTCCTCGCTGTCTTTCACGAGGGAAGTGTTTCAACCCAAGTGTCCACTCGCCATTTCTCGCCGATGGTCTTGGGTGAGAGTTGTGCGAAATCCAGCATTGCGGCGTTTATTTACGAGAAATGTGCCCGATGCCCGTGTCCCGACATTCAAGGATAGGCGGAGGGTTTGAGTTGACAGTTGAGCAGGTCTTATTTGGGGGAGCGAAACGATGGCTCACACCAATTGCCGCGGTAACACATTCTTCCAGGGCAATCGTCGGGAATTTCTCACCGTGGGGGCCCTCGGTTTCCTGGGTCTGACGCTCGGTGACCTCTTGCGTCTGGAGGCTGCCAAAGCACAGGAGGGGAGTGCTTCAGCAGATCCAACGTTCGGCAAAGCCAAGGGGTTGATCCACATCTTTCTTCCTGGCGGAATGGCTCAGCAGGAGTCTTTTGACCCCAAGCCCTATGCCCCCCTGGAATACCGTGGCTCCTTTGGGACTGTGAAAACCAACACGGGAG
This is a stretch of genomic DNA from Thermogutta terrifontis. It encodes these proteins:
- a CDS encoding PIN/TRAM domain-containing protein, with the translated sequence MVLTFLRLTFLIVLAGVAVIVVKAGLYPQDLQWTAWLIVLGIMAIGGAVILLDILIPRKPLEIISSVYFGLIVGLFLSYVAGLALTPVFESLQTEERVRNVVQLILAAVLCYVCISFLFQTKDDFRFIIPYVEFTKEVKGRRPYILDTSVIIDGRIADLVETNLFDSRLVIPRFVINELQAVADSADRSKRARGRRGLDILHRLRNNPDVELTIWDRDLPEFAGQSVDVKLVTLAKHLEGRLVTNDYNLNKVARVHGVRVININDLANALKPRFLPGEQIQVRLVKPGEEEHQGVGYLDDGTMVVVEDGREYVGKTVVLNVTSVLQTSAGRMIFGRFERIVEHNNAHARDTSVA